A segment of the Calonectris borealis chromosome 2, bCalBor7.hap1.2, whole genome shotgun sequence genome:
TACTCGGCTTAAGTGGTGTACCCAAACAAAAACTTAGACTGGAATAGATTTCTTGAAAACAAGGTGGTACTTTATAGACTTAATTATTTCTGTAGGCTTAAAAATAAGTTTGGCTAGGAATACACGTCTCTGAGAATCTAAACCTGTAGGGGTATAGTAGGGTTTCTGTTGTAGTTCATTGCTATTATATCATGCGTCTTTCATACATGCATAATAgagcagcattttaaaagaagttagACTTTTCTATTCCCATTGGAGTCAGCCAAAATTCTTTCCTCAGATGAGCTGCTTGTTCTTCTCATCATGCTTTTTCTGTGGCTGTTGCAATTTGAATTCACCTATCTTGAACATAGAAAAAATTGTACAAGATAACATACATAGTCTATTTCTAGCTGACGTACCATTAAACATCATTTGGTGTGTGTTAGGATGGCATAGGTCTTTCTCTTCATTCCATCAATTCGCTAACTTGTAGACTTGCAAATACTAGTGGAACATGGGTTATTATTCATCAGTCACTTCTAAAGTGTCCTCCTAGCTTACAGCAGGAGTCTTAATTATTAAGTCTAACTCTGCAAACTTGCACTTTTAATTTCATCATATTCCTATTAAACTGACCTGCAAAGTCATCAGGTTAGATTATTCTATATTCCTTTGCATTGTTGATTCCTTGTAATGCTAATGTATTTTTTACTAGTATTGTGCTGCTTGAGGATGTAAAAATGGCATTGTTAAACAAGCTGATCTtcatgagatttttttggttttgggttgttgtgttttgggtggtgtttttttttttcctactccctGAAGGCCTGTCTTGGAGGAACTTCAGTAGTAATATTCAATCTGCcttgtgtttcttctttcattgCTAGCCTTTGACACCCCCCTTTTGAATTCCTAACTAATTTACTAATCCCAGTCTCTCTGATTCAATTAAGGAGATTCTGTTTTCCCATATTATGCCTTAAGTGCTTTACCAAAGTTAGTATCAGTCATGTCTTCTGTTtccaaaaagtcttttttttgaTCATAGGAAGATACCTGTAATAAATGCATGCTGCATTTATCCTATTTTTCATTTGTCTACATatacttaatatattttcttagAAGAGACATTTTTGCATAGGTTTTTGTCAGAATTCCGGAATGGAGATTATTTGGCCTCTTTGATTTATAACAGAGATTTAAATGTACCACAAATGAACAAGAATTTATGCGGCATGCCAGTAACAACTTTTTTCTGTCAGTCCTTCAGTAACTGGatcaatttaggaaaaaaatctgaatgactGACAGAAAAATCTGAATGATTGACAAGTATATATTacacacatgtgtatatataaaacatatatattacAAATATTATAAAACATAAGGGTACAatagacatttaaatatttactttgaaGTGTTGTAAGAACTTTTGTTGGTAAGCAGACTttctaaaataacataaaaagcaATGCCTTGAATAGTTTGCATGTGTTCTATCTTTGTCATGCTtaagtgtaattttatttttctcattctcttctcCCTAATTCCCCTTTCCTCTCTTGCATgctctcttccccccacccctctcccttctgcCACCAGGTGCTGTTTTATATTTCTCCAGTAAATAGATTGGTGGGAGCTCTGATGACTGTCCTGTCACTCTTTCCTGGTAAGAAGAGAAGTTTGGACTTCTTTTTATATGCTTTCTGGTGATAACTGAGACTGGCTGTACTGTTTCATTTGGAAAACAACTTCCGTGACAATAGAGCTATGTTGGTATGTTGCCTGAAAAATGGGTGACTTGTATGCATGTCCATGTACTATGTACACATCTCCTAATACTTACTACTTGCACTCTATGGGTTATTTCTTGTGCTTAATTGGAGCCAATGGATCTTCTCTATTGCCTGTGGGTAACAAAGATGGGACCCTGAATAAGTCACATGTTCCTGTCaagttccttaaaaaacaaaaatacaaacctCTCTCTTCCTTCTATTTGCGCtcttcaagaaaagaagaaaggaaaaaaaaaaacccaaacaaaaccaaaacccctaaCCTTGCTAATTCTTAGCTTCTAACCAGTCTTCTCAAAGCAAAAAAGTTGGGGCAGATTCTTTGGGAGAGGaagtgtgggttttgtttgggttttttttttaacgcacaTGGTCCCCCCCTCCAAGTagtgttttaaaatttgtgaTTTCCACTATGCACACAAGAGcactttgttcattttctttaacaaaagtCACTTGAATTACTATTGAGATGCTGATACTCATGCATGCTATCACTTTCCAGGTATGATTGAACATGGTCTTACTGACTGCTCACAGTATAGACCAAGAAAGAGCATATCAGAGGATGCTGGCTTGCAGGAAAATACACCACGATTAGATGACTATGTTTCTGTGTCTGCTGCTGATACTTCAAATACAAACTTAAGAATGGGAAAGGGAGGCAGGAAGATGTCAGGAAACCATTCACTGGAAGGTCAAAAAGCAAATGTGCCTTTCTCCCAGTCAGAGAAGACTTGCAATGGAGCTCAGTCCTCCAATAGTACTGTGCAGCGCTTGAAGGTTCCTTCCCGCACTTCTCCAGCATCCTCTGAAAGTGACTGGGAGACCTTAGAACCTAGCATTTTGGAGGAGTCTAATTTGAAAGAAGGAGAACGTGAAAATACAGCATCAGAACAGGCTGAAAATATTCCGAGCGAAGGCATGAGCTCAGAAAGCCTTCCAATCACTGTGCAGCCCCAAGCAAATACAGGACACACGGTGCTTGTTCCAGGACTGATATCTGGGTTGGAAGAGGACCAGTATGGTATGCCGTTGGCTATTTTTACAAAGGTAAACATGTTGTTCGTCATACCTGGTAACTCATAAAGACATCTGTTTTTCAGAAGTGGCTAATAATTTTGGTTACCCAACTCCAAATGGACAGTAGGGTGCAACAAAACATGTAAGTACAGTCTCTGGCAAGTGACTGTGTTCATAGGCAGGTGGAAAGCATGAGTGCACGTCTGAGAGGGGTGTGCGCACGCACATGTGCATTCCACTTTTCTTTCATATGTATACTTACATACTGTTTGCAATTCTACATGATGGTAACCTGCAACCCCACTGTGGCTAATAAATGCTGTGTATCAGtaactactgttttcttttactcCGAAAAATTGTTGATCTAACCTGTATCGGGCAAGATCAGAGTACTTAAGAAGTGTTTAGATACCTTAATCTAAACTAAGATTCTGAAAGCTATGTCTTAGCTGACACCTAAGCCtatgttttcctcttttaatttttatacatatatgtatttataaatttgTATGCGTGTATATATGCACAAAATgtgtatataaatgtgtgtgtgtatatatatatacacacacacaaaatataaatatatatatttataatttcacCCTTCTTTACGTGATAACTCTTCCTGGTTGTCTGTGGCTCTTTCCCTGTGCATGGTGCTGGCTGCTGAATTTTAAGCTTGCACTGATGCCTAAGTGAACTCCAAGTGTTCCACAGTCTCTCTAAGAACTCTGATGGGCATTGTCAGATAACAAGCAATACATTTACTAGGGCTGGTTTCcataaaaaatagagaaaatgcgTCCCTTTTAAAGGTACTTTTGTCAGTAAAAGAAGTGATATAatacatttgttttggttttaatgtaaTAACCTTTTAGATTAACATTTGCCCAGAAAGTAGAagattcagatttattttctcaAGCTGATGAGGTTCAAAGTGAGATTTCTTCCTTTGGAGGTGCTTATTTGCATTTCCTTGCAGAAGATTGTATTTGATGATTGTGTTTGAGCTTCTCACAGTAACTTTCATTGGAAATGGTGCGCTATGTGGGCCAAGTGAGCAGCTCAAATGTCATTGCCCTGTACTGCCTCACGTCACtgttagaaatgctttttcaACAAAGATCTGCAGTCTGGTATTTGTCCTTATGGTCTCCCTAATGAAAAGAATAGCTTGTAAATTGTATTTAGTCTAGTTCTGTTGAAAATACTAGattgaaagcaagaagaaaataatttataaggGGGCCTACGACTGCAAACTTAGTTTGCTACTAAGAtcataaaatggaaaagtaaacAATTTTAAGGAAGCTGACAGTTTCTACATGTTTACCTTCCGTTCCACAAAGGCACTTGTCATTTGAGTTCATCCAATGCAAttaaagcagaaaaggctttACATCTCTTAAGTTATCAGAGAAATGTGATTTGAAGTTATAGTTTAACCACTTACTGAAAAGTTTAAATCTCTTTTAGAGCTCTCATCTCGGGGTTGTTTTATTCCATGCCATGGAAAGACTAATAAATCTGACAAATTTGAATGGGAGGAGATTTTGCCAGATGGCATAATACATTATCCAAGTAGACCTGAGTATAAGGAAAAACAGGTTGTGATACTTGTTTCTTTTAGTTCTGTAAGATCTAATACTCAATTCATTTGCAGTcttaaaaagaatggaaaatgttCACGGAAATAGAAGTTGATATACTTACAGACAAATGTAAATTTGGGAGCTGACACTTGATACTTTAAATGGTGAAAGATTTCCAAGACTTTGCTACTTCAGTATACAGTAATTAAACCTTCCTTTGCCAGCTTCTTAAGccattattttttgaaaattttccgTTTTAGGTTGGTGATTCCTCTCAAAGCACTTTTGTTCCTTTGACACAGGCTGTTTGTTTTCAACTGATAAGTGCTTGTCATCTGGAAAGCCATACCTGTGTCTAGTATAACAACAGGGAATAGTTGTGCtcctttcttctgtgtgtttccAATTACCACATACTGTGTGATAAAGTGCATGTGCTCTTTGTTTCTGTCCAGTACGCTGTTAGCCCTTCTGGGTTTCTACTAGTGAATAAATTACTTTGTGCTTTATGCAATTGAACAGCTGGAATTACACTTCAGTATTGGACTTCAGAGGTATGCTGAtcctatatttaaaaagaaaattacaatacCTACAGCTGCTTCTCAACGATCTCTCAATGACTTACTTACCTGAGAgccttttttcaaaatgtttgggttttgtttttttttaattggaatgaAGGATACTAGATTAACTTACAAGTATGGAGTGGCTAAAGAGCCATAttgctttctctcctgctctttctTAAAGTGGGCAGGCATGTGCTTATCAGACATTGATTGTTATCTCTGGAGCCTGGAAATCTCCACCTACAAAATGTGGATAGCAGTCTGTAGCTTTCCTGCATTATGTGCCTCAGGACCACCAGAAGATATCATGGTGTGCAAGTGGAGAGGTGAATCTTTATCTCCATTGACTTCTTGTCTCTGAACTGACCTGAGACCTCACTCTTGTTTTATACTGCTTATTCTGTTGCCTTATAGACACATTTGATTCCTGTCCTTTGCATTGTATTTCAGTTTCAGTCCTGAGACTGAATGGCAACACAACCTCTTGAAAAATTTAATTCATGTGGAATCcagttgctttgctttgcagaagTAATGAAGCAAAACAATAGATAATTGTGGCCGAAATTGTAAAAACTAAGGTTTGTTCTGGGTGGAATGTGCTGGCTTTTATTAGGAAAAACTCTGaatatagactttttttttattttggccttATGTTAATCCTCTAAATATGTCTGTTACTTTAGGGGTACCTTTGTTTGCCATACATGGCACTGCAGCAGCATCATCTCCTGTCAGATGTAGCAGTCCGTGGCTTTGTTGCAGGAGCCACCAATATCCTGTTCCGACAGCAGAAACATCTGAGTGATGCAATTGTGGAAGTATGAATCTTTGCATTTGAACTTCTTGAACTAGAGAGAGGGGGGCGGGGGAAAGAgaagatgcattttaaatataGCTTTTAAGTTTCACATTCATGCCCAAATTTTGAATTGCTTTCCTATGAAATAAATTCTTAAATGCAGAAGTTTATTACATTTGTATCATTTATTACAATAGGATTAGATAAGCTGTGCAAAACTAATACATGTTTTTTTGTATATTCTTATATCCAATATTTGAATTTGCTGGACACttcttaaatttttgttttgtggctGGTGTAATTTTACTTTTCATGTCATGGGCTTTTTTCGTAACTTTATAATAAGGTAACCAGCTTAAATTGAAGTGATAATCAAAGAGCCTCTAGGAAAATACATGTAAGCACGCAACTTCCCCTGCCAAATCCTGTCAAATAAGCAGCTTTTACTATGTGCCAGGAAGATGATCAGATTCTGGTTATATCAGAGCAGTATCTGACTTTCTGAGAACAGTTAATTCGTTATTTATTTGGCCATTTGTTTGTTCTTGATATTTTGGGGGACCGTAGGTTTAGATTTAGGTAGCAATATATAGTAGTATATATAAGCAGTTTTATTTAGATAAACGTTTGCCCTTGGAATTATTTCAAACAGATAGAAGATGCTCACGTACAAATCCACGATCCAGAACTCCGTAAGATCCTGAACCCAACAACTGCTGACCTAAGATTTGCAGATTACTTGGTGAAGCATGTAACTGAGAACAGAGATGATGTGTTCCTTGATGGCACTGGATGGGAAGGAGGAGATGAGTGGATCAGGGCTCAGTTCAGTGCTTATCTTCATGCACtgcttgctgctgtgctgcaacCAGGTAGAACAGATACCTTGTCTAGGGCCTGAAATGAGGGTGGGTGTAATAGGCATTTGCTCTGTTGCGTTAAACGTGTGGCCTATCATTGGGTATTCCTCTGCCTAACATTTCATTTTAGGCTGCTTTTTCGGTTGTCCTTGGCTATCGTTGTTATTCCTTGTCAAG
Coding sequences within it:
- the AVL9 gene encoding late secretory pathway protein AVL9 homolog; translation: MEKRGAPPAAPPRGPVLHIVVVGFHHKKGCQVEFSYPPLKPGEGHDSHSLPEEWKYLPFLALPDGAHNYQEDTVFFHLPPRCGDRTTVYGVSCYRQIEAKALKVRQADITRETVQKSVCVLSQLPLYGLLQAKLQLITHAYFEEKDFSQISILKELYDHMNSSLGSTLLEGSQVYLGLSPRDLVLHFRHKVLVLFKLILLEKKVLFYISPVNRLVGALMTVLSLFPGMIEHGLTDCSQYRPRKSISEDAGLQENTPRLDDYVSVSAADTSNTNLRMGKGGRKMSGNHSLEGQKANVPFSQSEKTCNGAQSSNSTVQRLKVPSRTSPASSESDWETLEPSILEESNLKEGERENTASEQAENIPSEGMSSESLPITVQPQANTGHTVLVPGLISGLEEDQYGMPLAIFTKGYLCLPYMALQQHHLLSDVAVRGFVAGATNILFRQQKHLSDAIVEIEDAHVQIHDPELRKILNPTTADLRFADYLVKHVTENRDDVFLDGTGWEGGDEWIRAQFSAYLHALLAAVLQPDNEKTLSDFGTAFVAAWKNTHNYRVWNSNKHPALAEVNSSHPFQGQYSVSDVKLRLSHSVQNSERGKKIGNVMVSTSRNVVQTGKAVGQSVGGAFTSAKSAMSSWFSTFTQSTQSLGD